Proteins encoded within one genomic window of Amorphoplanes friuliensis DSM 7358:
- a CDS encoding XdhC family protein → MREILDDIVATWRRGEPAGLATVTATWSSAPRQAGAAMLVRADGTAAGSVSGGCVESAVYELCREVAGSGAPRTARYGVTDDDAAQVGLPCGGTIEVFVETGELHGARSAGRRGGRRAAGGAADLCGRPA, encoded by the coding sequence GTGCGTGAGATCCTCGACGACATCGTGGCCACGTGGCGCCGCGGCGAGCCCGCCGGTCTGGCCACGGTCACCGCCACCTGGTCCAGCGCGCCCCGGCAGGCCGGGGCGGCGATGCTCGTCCGGGCCGACGGCACCGCGGCCGGCAGCGTCTCCGGCGGCTGCGTCGAGAGCGCGGTCTACGAGCTGTGCCGGGAGGTGGCCGGCTCCGGGGCACCCCGGACGGCGCGGTACGGCGTCACCGACGACGACGCCGCCCAGGTGGGCCTGCCCTGCGGCGGCACGATCGAGGTCTTCGTCGAAACCGGCGAGCTTCACGGAGCTCGCAGTGCTGGCCGACGAGGTGGCCGCCGGGCGGCCGGTGGCGCTGCTGACCTGTGTGGCCGGCCCGCCTGA
- a CDS encoding ankyrin repeat domain-containing protein has product MERRRERERYARDLAHFMPPGMVTVATERRLAGDWRGACEAAMVDVHIDLADVARTYGAHHAARIEADLRGLAPDLLRRFLPRSEGLLRHSATVVLFRHEPLHSDEPRLIASLPRGGRSPRQAIALRVGHRVPEHFYDLPDWAWHADAVAARRWACGASDTRLPWHFPDGTPYPQGTVTPPEEGADRPAVFERISAAPVATEAFAAAGLHLDPTPRGQVYYWHDQEVTASLAELATALPTAHAEITRLTHRYARTRFATPTRLYAVNGTTVAEREEKLEPGPRAFGVPAPMDAALLRQGDLTPDDLHPLIHEALFPGRVQKRPPPAGHEPVPIRVRCGTEWHTVIATGGRLLTPHHDDAEIRREFVLAGLGGPIGGCAAAVRAWRSGAKPIPKAVRKDRQDLFALALHGDTDGLLARLADGIDPALRTPGGGTLLHLVAHVDHRRVLPVLLAAGFSLDDRDHNGRTPLHAAAESGAEPAMAALAAAGANPTARDNGDHTAATVLSRLRAR; this is encoded by the coding sequence GTGGAGCGGCGACGCGAACGCGAGAGGTACGCGCGCGACCTGGCGCACTTCATGCCGCCCGGCATGGTCACCGTCGCCACCGAACGACGCCTCGCCGGCGACTGGCGCGGCGCGTGCGAGGCAGCCATGGTCGACGTCCACATCGACCTCGCCGACGTAGCCCGCACCTACGGCGCCCACCACGCCGCGCGGATCGAGGCCGATCTGCGCGGCCTCGCCCCCGACCTGCTCCGGCGCTTCCTGCCGCGCAGCGAGGGCTTGCTGCGGCACTCGGCCACTGTGGTGCTGTTCCGCCACGAGCCGCTGCACAGCGACGAGCCCCGGCTGATCGCCAGCCTGCCACGCGGCGGGAGATCACCCCGGCAGGCGATCGCGCTGCGTGTCGGCCACCGCGTCCCCGAGCACTTCTACGACCTGCCCGACTGGGCCTGGCACGCCGACGCCGTCGCCGCCCGGCGCTGGGCGTGCGGCGCCTCCGACACACGACTCCCGTGGCATTTCCCCGACGGGACCCCGTACCCCCAGGGGACCGTGACCCCGCCGGAGGAGGGAGCGGACCGCCCGGCCGTGTTCGAGCGGATCTCCGCTGCCCCGGTCGCCACCGAAGCCTTTGCGGCCGCCGGCCTGCACCTCGATCCGACACCCCGCGGCCAGGTCTACTACTGGCACGACCAGGAGGTCACCGCGTCCCTGGCCGAGCTGGCCACGGCCCTGCCGACGGCGCACGCCGAGATCACCAGACTCACCCACCGGTACGCCCGGACCCGCTTCGCCACCCCCACCCGCCTGTACGCCGTGAACGGCACCACCGTCGCCGAGCGGGAGGAAAAACTTGAGCCGGGCCCCCGCGCCTTCGGGGTGCCGGCACCGATGGACGCCGCCCTGCTCCGCCAGGGTGACCTCACACCCGACGACCTCCACCCACTGATCCACGAGGCGCTCTTCCCCGGCCGCGTCCAGAAGCGGCCACCGCCCGCCGGGCACGAGCCGGTCCCGATCCGCGTCCGATGCGGCACGGAATGGCACACCGTGATCGCCACAGGCGGGCGTCTGCTCACCCCGCACCACGACGACGCGGAGATCCGCCGCGAGTTCGTCCTCGCCGGCCTGGGCGGCCCGATAGGCGGCTGTGCGGCCGCCGTCCGCGCCTGGCGCAGTGGCGCCAAACCGATCCCGAAAGCCGTCCGTAAAGACCGCCAGGACCTCTTCGCGCTGGCACTCCACGGCGACACCGACGGACTGCTGGCCCGCCTGGCAGACGGCATCGACCCCGCCCTGCGAACACCCGGCGGCGGCACGCTGCTCCACCTGGTCGCCCACGTCGACCACCGCCGGGTCCTGCCCGTGCTCCTCGCCGCCGGCTTCTCCCTGGACGACCGCGACCACAACGGCCGCACCCCACTCCACGCAGCAGCGGAATCCGGCGCCGAACCCGCGATGGCCGCCCTGGCAGCGGCGGGCGCCAACCCGACCGCCCGCGACAACGGCGACCACACGGCGGCCACAGTGCTGAGCCGGCTCCGCGCCCGCTGA
- a CDS encoding XdhC/CoxI family protein: protein MLADEVAAGRPVALLTCVAGPPDRIGRHLVLTPDVRHGSLGADGIDDAAAGDGRGLLAAGRTGLLHYNADGRPGSGVTVLVTSFAPAPRMLVFGATDHAAAAARIGTFLGYRVTACDARPVFATAERFPGAHEVVVDWPHRYLAAEASAGRLDTRTVVCVLTHDAKFDVPVLSLALKLPLAYVGAMGSRRTHADRLERLREAGLAEPALARLRSPLGLDLGAQTPEETAISVAAEIIAARSNATGRPLTGTPGPIHKSAPG from the coding sequence GTGCTGGCCGACGAGGTGGCCGCCGGGCGGCCGGTGGCGCTGCTGACCTGTGTGGCCGGCCCGCCTGACCGGATCGGCCGGCACCTGGTGCTCACCCCGGACGTCCGGCACGGTTCCCTCGGCGCCGACGGCATCGACGACGCTGCGGCCGGCGACGGGCGGGGCCTGCTCGCCGCCGGCCGCACCGGACTGTTGCACTACAACGCGGACGGCCGGCCCGGCAGCGGAGTCACCGTGCTGGTCACCTCCTTCGCGCCGGCGCCCCGCATGCTGGTGTTCGGGGCCACCGACCACGCCGCGGCGGCGGCCCGCATCGGCACGTTCCTCGGCTACCGGGTCACCGCCTGCGACGCCCGGCCGGTCTTCGCCACCGCCGAGCGCTTCCCCGGCGCCCACGAGGTGGTCGTGGACTGGCCGCACCGCTACCTCGCTGCGGAAGCGTCGGCAGGCCGGCTCGACACGCGCACGGTGGTCTGCGTCTTGACACACGACGCCAAGTTCGACGTACCCGTGCTGAGCCTGGCGCTGAAGCTGCCGCTGGCGTACGTGGGCGCCATGGGCTCCCGCCGCACGCACGCCGACCGACTCGAACGCCTCCGCGAGGCCGGGCTGGCGGAGCCCGCCCTGGCCCGGCTCCGCTCGCCGCTCGGGCTCGACCTGGGCGCGCAGACCCCGGAAGAGACCGCGATCAGCGTGGCGGCGGAGATCATCGCGGCGCGCTCCAACGCCA
- a CDS encoding TetR/AcrR family transcriptional regulator, with product MDSGGTDTKTMRRDAARSRAAILRALDTMYAEEGSVPGMHALAARAEVGVATLYRHFPTREDLLTALAVDRLVHLVEFADQAGATPDTAQAVRNFFESVAGAGCDPALVAHLSPDSADRASQELLTRFQRGLDHLLERAHADGVIRADAQREHVIALLHGLLATVAHLGDQPGGCDLAVDILARGLAAPQ from the coding sequence ATGGACAGCGGTGGCACGGACACGAAGACCATGCGCAGAGACGCGGCGCGTAGCCGCGCGGCGATCCTGCGCGCGCTCGACACCATGTACGCCGAGGAAGGTTCCGTGCCGGGGATGCATGCGCTGGCCGCCCGGGCGGAGGTCGGCGTGGCCACCCTGTACCGCCACTTTCCGACCCGCGAGGACCTGCTGACCGCACTCGCCGTGGACCGGCTGGTCCACCTCGTCGAGTTCGCCGACCAGGCCGGCGCGACGCCGGACACGGCCCAGGCGGTGCGGAACTTCTTCGAATCGGTCGCGGGTGCCGGATGCGACCCGGCGCTCGTGGCCCACCTGTCACCGGACTCCGCCGACAGGGCTTCGCAGGAGCTGCTCACCCGCTTCCAGCGCGGCCTCGACCACCTGCTGGAACGCGCCCACGCCGACGGGGTCATCCGGGCCGACGCCCAGCGGGAGCACGTCATCGCGCTGCTGCACGGCCTCCTGGCGACGGTCGCCCACCTCGGCGATCAGCCCGGCGGCTGTGACCTCGCCGTCGACATTCTGGCCCGGGGCCTGGCCGCGCCTCAGTAG
- a CDS encoding (2Fe-2S)-binding protein — MNSVIVINGTPHEIAIADTRRSLLDHLRTDAGLHGPKKGCDQGACGACTVLLDGRRVLACLTLAAQADGRAVTTVEGVGRDGELHPLQEAFIAHDGFQCGYCTPGQVCSAIGMADEVARGVPSRVSSEIGAASFDLSSDEIRERMSGNLCRCGAYNGIVAAIEETYVGGPR; from the coding sequence GTGAACTCCGTGATCGTCATCAACGGCACGCCGCACGAGATCGCCATCGCCGACACCCGGCGCTCGCTGCTCGACCACCTGCGCACCGACGCCGGCCTGCACGGCCCGAAAAAGGGATGCGACCAGGGCGCCTGTGGCGCCTGCACTGTGCTCCTGGACGGCCGGCGGGTGCTGGCCTGCCTCACCCTGGCGGCCCAGGCCGACGGCCGAGCCGTCACCACCGTCGAGGGTGTCGGCCGGGACGGAGAGCTGCATCCGTTGCAGGAGGCGTTCATCGCCCACGACGGCTTCCAGTGCGGCTACTGCACGCCCGGCCAGGTCTGCTCGGCGATCGGCATGGCGGACGAGGTGGCGCGCGGGGTGCCGAGCCGGGTGTCCTCCGAGATCGGCGCCGCGTCGTTCGACCTGTCCTCCGACGAGATCCGGGAGCGGATGAGCGGCAACCTGTGCCGCTGCGGCGCCTACAACGGCATCGTCGCCGCGATCGAGGAGACCTACGTGGGCGGACCGCGATGA
- a CDS encoding xanthine dehydrogenase family protein molybdopterin-binding subunit gives MNADQIVGRAVPRRDGPAKVSGAARFTAEVPVAGLAHAKLVCSTIAAGEIVGIDLTRARSAPGVVAIMTHDNAPAMRIAPLLITLQGASFTRAPVMQDARIRWNGQPVAIVVAETPEQADHAASLVRISYAPTEARLLFDDLKIGAPQPDHVQGEAPAVTLGDAAAALRTAHTSVDRVYRTPWHTHCAIEPHATTVAWHDERSLTMWDATQAITHSQATLAEVFSLDPQNIRVVSQFVGGAFGNKMMWSHQILCAAAARLAQRPVRLVLSRSDVFRVTGGRTRTEQRVALGARADGTLTALVHEATTTTGVNDGFAEQCTFPARVLYGADAFGIDQRVVELHTPANSSMRAPGESVGSFALECALDELAEQLDLDPLELRTRLEPAVHPTNGKPFSGRHLVEAYRLGAERFGWAERSSTPRSRRDGRWWVGQGVATATYPYTRMPGGRASVTVSADGHATVRTAAHEMGMGTATVQAQYAADHLGLPLDRVHFEYGDSRHPAAVPAGGSAQTVSIIASVVAATRALIAELLRLTASDSPLAGAGTDDVSLRDGGVYLRDGGAGQSYPDILRRAGRGELTGEGAASPPTETAQHAMHSFGVQFCEVRVHDVTGEVRVSRWLGMFDTGRIINPRTAASQFRGAIVMGIGSALSEETVFDERTGRVLNASLAEYHVPVHADIPPIEVAWLGHPDPMAPLGGKGVGEVGMVGVAAAVANAVHNATGRRIRDLPITPDKVLGL, from the coding sequence ATGAACGCCGACCAGATCGTCGGTCGAGCCGTCCCCCGGCGGGACGGCCCCGCCAAGGTCAGCGGCGCAGCCAGGTTCACCGCCGAGGTACCGGTCGCCGGCCTGGCGCACGCCAAGCTCGTCTGCAGCACCATCGCCGCGGGCGAGATCGTCGGCATCGACCTGACCCGAGCGCGGTCGGCGCCCGGCGTGGTGGCGATCATGACGCACGACAACGCACCGGCCATGCGTATCGCGCCGCTGCTGATCACACTGCAGGGCGCCTCGTTCACCCGCGCGCCCGTCATGCAGGACGCACGGATCCGCTGGAACGGCCAGCCGGTCGCCATCGTGGTGGCCGAGACTCCGGAACAGGCCGACCACGCCGCCTCACTCGTCCGGATCAGCTATGCCCCCACCGAGGCCCGGCTCCTCTTCGACGACCTCAAGATCGGCGCGCCGCAGCCGGATCACGTCCAGGGCGAGGCGCCCGCGGTGACGCTCGGAGACGCGGCTGCGGCCCTGCGGACCGCCCACACCAGCGTCGACCGGGTCTACCGGACGCCGTGGCACACGCACTGCGCCATCGAACCGCACGCCACCACCGTCGCCTGGCACGACGAGCGCAGCCTGACGATGTGGGACGCCACCCAGGCGATCACCCATTCCCAGGCCACCTTGGCCGAGGTCTTCAGCCTCGATCCGCAGAACATCCGGGTCGTCTCGCAGTTCGTCGGGGGCGCCTTCGGCAACAAGATGATGTGGAGCCACCAGATCCTGTGCGCCGCGGCCGCGCGGCTGGCGCAACGCCCGGTCCGGCTGGTCCTGTCCCGCTCCGACGTCTTCCGGGTGACCGGCGGCCGGACCCGCACCGAGCAACGGGTGGCACTGGGCGCCCGGGCGGATGGGACGCTCACCGCGCTGGTCCACGAGGCGACGACCACGACCGGCGTCAACGACGGCTTCGCCGAGCAGTGCACGTTCCCGGCCCGGGTCCTCTACGGCGCTGACGCGTTCGGCATCGACCAGCGCGTGGTGGAACTCCACACGCCGGCCAACTCGTCCATGCGGGCGCCCGGCGAATCGGTGGGCTCGTTCGCCCTGGAGTGCGCGCTCGACGAGCTCGCCGAGCAGCTCGACCTGGATCCGCTCGAGCTCCGTACCAGGCTCGAGCCGGCGGTGCATCCGACCAACGGCAAACCGTTCTCCGGACGGCACCTCGTCGAGGCGTACCGGCTGGGGGCCGAGCGGTTCGGCTGGGCCGAGCGCAGCTCGACACCACGCTCGCGGCGGGACGGGCGGTGGTGGGTGGGCCAGGGCGTCGCCACCGCCACGTACCCCTACACCCGCATGCCGGGCGGCCGCGCTTCCGTCACGGTGAGCGCGGACGGGCACGCGACCGTCCGCACCGCGGCGCACGAGATGGGCATGGGCACCGCCACCGTCCAGGCCCAGTACGCCGCCGACCATCTGGGTCTACCGCTGGACCGGGTGCACTTCGAGTACGGCGACAGCCGCCACCCCGCAGCGGTGCCGGCGGGCGGGTCAGCGCAGACGGTCAGCATCATCGCCTCGGTGGTGGCGGCGACCCGGGCGCTCATCGCGGAACTGCTGCGCCTCACGGCCTCGGACTCACCCCTGGCCGGTGCGGGTACGGACGACGTGTCACTGCGCGACGGCGGCGTCTACCTGCGAGACGGCGGGGCGGGGCAGTCCTACCCGGACATCCTGCGCCGGGCCGGTCGCGGCGAGCTCACCGGCGAGGGCGCCGCTTCACCGCCGACGGAGACGGCTCAGCACGCGATGCACTCCTTCGGGGTGCAGTTCTGCGAGGTACGGGTCCACGACGTCACCGGCGAGGTCCGGGTGTCACGGTGGCTCGGCATGTTCGACACCGGCCGCATCATCAACCCGCGGACGGCCGCCAGCCAGTTCCGCGGCGCGATCGTGATGGGTATCGGCTCGGCACTGAGCGAGGAGACGGTCTTCGACGAGCGGACCGGACGGGTCCTCAACGCCTCACTGGCCGAGTACCACGTACCCGTCCACGCCGACATCCCGCCGATCGAGGTCGCCTGGCTCGGCCACCCGGACCCGATGGCGCCGCTGGGCGGCAAGGGCGTGGGCGAGGTCGGCATGGTCGGCGTGGCCGCGGCGGTCGCCAACGCGGTCCACAACGCCACCGGCCGGCGCATCCGCGACCTGCCGATCACGCCCGACAAGGTGCTCGGACTGTGA
- a CDS encoding FAD binding domain-containing protein — MKPFTYERAGDVAAAVAAAATPGAVYLGGGTNLVDLMRQNIERPAALVDVSRLPARIEIGPDGRLWMGAAATNTDVAADPVVRRDFPIIAEAIVNGASGQIRNMATVGGNLLQRTRCLYFYDTGARCNKREPGSGCDAIDGHNRMHAVLGASSQCVATHPSDLGVALAALDARVHLAGPAGPRTAELLDLHRLPGDTPHIENTLQPGELITAVSVPMPPAAARSAYRKVRERASYAFALISVAALLEVRDGVVISARLALGGVAAKPWRAAAAEEALVGAPATRAAFERAADAALADARPLAHNAFKIPLVRRVLVATLEELS, encoded by the coding sequence ATGAAGCCCTTCACCTACGAACGGGCCGGCGATGTGGCGGCGGCGGTGGCAGCGGCGGCGACACCCGGCGCGGTGTACCTGGGCGGCGGCACCAATCTCGTCGACCTGATGCGGCAGAACATCGAGCGCCCGGCGGCGCTGGTCGATGTCTCCCGGCTGCCCGCGCGCATCGAGATCGGCCCGGACGGACGACTCTGGATGGGAGCGGCGGCCACCAACACCGACGTGGCCGCCGACCCGGTCGTCCGCCGCGACTTCCCGATCATCGCGGAAGCGATCGTCAACGGCGCCTCGGGCCAGATCCGCAACATGGCCACGGTCGGCGGCAACCTGTTGCAGCGCACCCGATGCCTCTACTTCTACGACACCGGTGCCCGCTGCAACAAGCGGGAGCCCGGCAGCGGCTGCGACGCCATCGACGGCCACAATCGGATGCACGCCGTCCTCGGCGCGTCCTCGCAGTGCGTGGCCACCCATCCGTCGGATCTGGGCGTGGCGCTGGCCGCGCTGGACGCCCGCGTCCACCTCGCCGGACCGGCCGGGCCGCGCACGGCCGAGCTGCTGGACCTGCACCGGCTGCCCGGCGACACCCCGCACATCGAGAACACTCTGCAACCGGGCGAGCTCATCACGGCGGTCAGCGTGCCCATGCCGCCCGCGGCGGCACGCTCGGCGTACCGGAAAGTCCGGGAACGGGCCAGCTACGCCTTCGCGCTCATCTCCGTCGCCGCACTGCTCGAGGTCCGCGACGGTGTGGTCATCTCGGCCCGGCTGGCGCTGGGCGGCGTGGCAGCCAAACCATGGCGCGCCGCCGCGGCGGAAGAGGCGCTGGTCGGAGCCCCGGCAACCCGGGCGGCCTTCGAACGGGCGGCCGACGCGGCGCTCGCCGACGCGCGGCCACTGGCGCACAACGCCTTCAAGATCCCACTGGTACGGCGCGTGCTCGTCGCCACTCTCGAGGAGTTGTCATGA
- a CDS encoding flavin reductase family protein encodes MQRMPLSTRQDVEEAFTRSPTSLAAVAARVGGELVGMVASTFETGVSFDPPRALLSVRSGSRTWRALRRSRSLGISLLSEQQGGLVRQLSSRTGDRFAGLDPVETPDGAALLPGAALWLEAESDNEIAVGDHQLVLLAVADLRSSSEARPLIYWQRGLGRIEPTAAPLFP; translated from the coding sequence ATGCAGCGGATGCCCCTGTCCACGCGGCAGGACGTGGAGGAGGCCTTCACCCGGTCACCGACCTCCCTTGCCGCCGTCGCCGCCCGCGTGGGGGGCGAGCTCGTGGGCATGGTGGCCTCGACCTTCGAGACGGGTGTCTCGTTCGATCCGCCGCGCGCCCTGCTCTCCGTCCGGTCGGGATCGCGGACCTGGCGGGCCCTGCGCCGTTCGCGCTCGCTCGGCATCAGTCTGCTTTCCGAGCAGCAGGGCGGCCTCGTCCGGCAGCTGAGCTCGCGCACCGGCGACCGCTTCGCCGGCCTCGATCCGGTGGAGACGCCGGACGGCGCCGCCCTGCTACCCGGCGCCGCATTGTGGCTGGAGGCGGAGAGCGACAACGAGATCGCCGTGGGCGACCACCAGCTGGTCCTCCTCGCCGTCGCGGACCTGCGCAGCAGCTCCGAAGCACGGCCCCTCATCTATTGGCAGCGCGGTCTGGGCCGGATCGAACCCACGGCCGCCCCGCTGTTCCCTTGA